A portion of the Natronococcus sp. AD-5 genome contains these proteins:
- a CDS encoding ABC transporter substrate-binding protein, with product MVQDHKQSSLDVNRRRLLQGVGGVSIAAVAGCLGGDEGGDAPFHVQLEVNSDNDDRVQMVDLISASLEESGYFTTEIETYEWNNYVERVMDLEYAEEGVVPCIGLSGTFNPESFCQALHHSTNHGQCCNLVGVDDSDLDEMLDDARYGVDVAEDEEFRAERYDEIWEHLAEERYSSITHFDLEAGVTNNNVHGFSMFPFSESIFDYALHSPQDEQVMWIDEESDPRDTDLSDLQEGGALRGAVGANVASFDPPYSTDTTASLAQFFIFETLVTSDSEGNLYPWLAEDYELVETNDVERLDYEPYMSTVGADEEGILDTDEQVIVYHPEDDPVEDDEVRVLLPDDAAEAAEDGTFGMQFQYDLHEGVTFHNGEEFTSEHVIATVERLYNSDLEAQTFDSLLHAEADGDYTVNLYAQVPDAEAERELPGTLYIHSLEQADLEGGDLDPRQGNDPIGTGPYEFADFSDEQYVEYTKNDSYWLEEIGLQQKIEASDKWSDVADEFPDGPVIDDIEIRIVPDDSSRSAALQNDEIDITYGLSTSDLDEFDSSDDYVVDAVEAGGYEYIQYPIRAAGDEMPWDDKRLRQAINHLIPREQIVENVLNGWARPAWTDVPELAQETGTVDTDELVSTIKPYNEYDPEAAAELLEEVVDEHDLE from the coding sequence ATGGTGCAGGATCACAAGCAATCCTCCCTTGACGTCAATCGGCGACGATTGCTTCAGGGTGTTGGTGGAGTCAGTATCGCAGCAGTTGCAGGGTGCCTCGGCGGCGACGAGGGCGGCGATGCCCCGTTCCACGTTCAGCTGGAGGTCAACTCTGACAACGACGACCGTGTGCAGATGGTCGACCTAATCTCGGCCTCGCTGGAAGAGTCGGGGTACTTCACGACCGAGATCGAGACCTACGAGTGGAATAACTACGTCGAGCGCGTGATGGACCTCGAGTACGCCGAAGAGGGAGTCGTCCCCTGTATCGGCCTCTCGGGAACGTTCAACCCGGAGAGTTTCTGTCAGGCGCTCCACCACAGCACGAACCACGGCCAGTGTTGTAACCTCGTCGGCGTCGACGACTCCGATCTCGACGAGATGCTCGACGACGCTCGGTACGGCGTCGACGTCGCGGAAGACGAGGAGTTCCGCGCCGAACGATACGACGAGATCTGGGAGCACCTCGCCGAGGAACGGTACAGTTCGATCACGCACTTCGACCTCGAGGCGGGCGTGACGAACAACAACGTGCACGGGTTCAGCATGTTCCCGTTCTCGGAGAGCATCTTCGATTACGCGCTTCACTCCCCGCAGGACGAGCAGGTCATGTGGATCGACGAGGAGTCCGATCCGCGGGACACGGATCTCTCCGACCTGCAGGAAGGCGGCGCCCTCCGGGGCGCCGTCGGCGCGAACGTCGCTTCGTTCGATCCGCCGTACAGCACCGACACGACCGCAAGCCTCGCACAGTTCTTCATTTTCGAAACGCTGGTCACGTCGGACAGCGAGGGCAACCTTTACCCGTGGCTCGCCGAGGACTACGAGCTCGTCGAGACCAACGACGTCGAACGACTCGACTACGAGCCGTACATGTCGACCGTCGGCGCGGACGAGGAGGGCATCCTCGACACCGACGAGCAGGTCATCGTCTACCACCCCGAGGACGATCCGGTCGAGGACGACGAGGTTCGCGTCCTTCTTCCCGACGACGCCGCCGAAGCGGCCGAGGACGGCACCTTCGGAATGCAGTTCCAGTACGACCTCCACGAGGGCGTGACGTTCCACAACGGCGAGGAGTTCACGTCCGAGCACGTGATCGCGACCGTCGAACGCCTCTACAACTCCGACCTCGAGGCCCAGACGTTCGACTCGCTGCTCCACGCGGAAGCGGACGGCGACTACACGGTCAACCTCTACGCCCAGGTTCCCGACGCCGAGGCGGAACGGGAACTGCCCGGGACGCTGTACATCCACTCGCTCGAGCAGGCCGACCTCGAGGGCGGCGACCTCGACCCGCGACAGGGTAACGATCCGATCGGGACCGGTCCCTACGAGTTCGCCGACTTCTCCGACGAGCAGTACGTCGAGTACACGAAAAACGACAGCTACTGGCTCGAGGAGATCGGCCTCCAACAGAAGATCGAAGCGAGCGACAAGTGGTCCGACGTCGCCGACGAGTTCCCGGACGGTCCCGTCATCGACGACATCGAAATCAGGATCGTTCCGGACGACTCGAGCCGCTCCGCCGCGCTGCAGAACGACGAAATCGACATCACGTACGGGCTCTCCACGTCGGACCTCGACGAGTTCGACAGCTCCGACGATTACGTCGTCGATGCGGTCGAGGCGGGCGGGTACGAGTACATCCAGTACCCGATTCGCGCCGCCGGCGACGAGATGCCGTGGGACGACAAGCGGCTTCGACAGGCCATCAACCACCTCATTCCGCGCGAACAGATCGTCGAAAACGTGCTGAACGGCTGGGCCCGTCCGGCCTGGACCGACGTGCCGGAGCTCGCCCAGGAGACCGGGACCGTCGACACCGACGAACTCGTGTCGACGATCAAGCCGTACAACGAGTACGATCCCGAAGCCGCCGCGGAACTGCTCGAAGAAGTAGTCGACGAGCACGACCTCGAGTAA
- a CDS encoding ABC transporter permease: MSLRRFILKRLLSIVPILFGVSVITFAMVHLTPGDPIDQMVAMNPDVTPAEEAQLRARYGLDGPIWEQYLTWMGNILTGDFGEVVGSGRDVSEVIATRLPETIALGIFGWVFGLVIAIPSGIYAAVNKDRFADTASRFLALSGISIPNFWLGLMLILIGALWLGLWPVLPPSRHALYHPQMLWYLVLPGITIGTAAAASIMRVMRTSMAEELNKEYVTAARAKGLPERTVVLKHVLRNSLISVVTLAATLTAGIVAGSVVVEMVFNWPGLGREFITAINEREINLIMAITLFTGVFIILANLLADILYAVLDPRIRYD, from the coding sequence ATGAGCTTACGACGTTTCATACTGAAGCGACTGTTATCGATCGTGCCGATCCTGTTTGGCGTCTCGGTGATCACCTTCGCGATGGTGCACCTCACGCCGGGTGACCCGATCGACCAGATGGTCGCGATGAATCCAGACGTGACGCCGGCCGAAGAGGCCCAACTACGCGCCCGGTACGGCCTCGACGGCCCGATCTGGGAGCAGTACCTGACCTGGATGGGGAACATCCTGACCGGCGACTTCGGCGAAGTCGTCGGTTCCGGCCGTGACGTTTCGGAAGTCATCGCGACGCGACTCCCCGAAACGATCGCCCTCGGTATTTTCGGCTGGGTGTTCGGACTCGTGATCGCGATTCCGTCCGGGATTTACGCGGCCGTCAACAAGGACCGGTTCGCCGACACCGCCAGTCGGTTTCTCGCCCTCTCGGGCATCTCGATTCCGAACTTCTGGCTCGGCCTGATGCTGATCCTGATCGGCGCCCTCTGGCTGGGACTGTGGCCGGTGCTTCCGCCGTCCCGGCACGCGCTGTACCACCCCCAGATGCTGTGGTACCTGGTCCTCCCGGGAATCACGATCGGGACCGCCGCCGCAGCGAGTATCATGCGCGTGATGCGCACGTCGATGGCCGAGGAACTGAACAAGGAGTACGTGACCGCCGCGCGAGCGAAGGGACTGCCCGAGCGGACGGTCGTTCTCAAACACGTGCTCCGGAACTCGCTCATCTCGGTCGTCACGCTCGCCGCGACGCTGACCGCGGGTATCGTCGCCGGCTCGGTCGTCGTCGAGATGGTGTTCAACTGGCCGGGACTCGGCCGGGAGTTCATCACGGCGATCAACGAGCGAGAGATAAATCTCATCATGGCGATCACGCTGTTTACCGGCGTGTTCATCATCCTGGCGAATCTGCTGGCAGACATCCTGTACGCAGTACTCGATCCGAGAATCAGATATGACTAG
- the coaBC gene encoding bifunctional phosphopantothenoylcysteine decarboxylase/phosphopantothenate--cysteine ligase CoaBC: MLEGVNVALGVTGSIAAVKTVELAHELRRRGAAVRGVMTGSAQGIVHPWAVEFATDDDVVTEITGGVEHVELCGYDGWADVFLIAPATANTVGKIAGAVDDTPVTTCATTALGADTPVVIAPAMHEPMYDHPGVLEAIETVEGWGVDFVDPRIEEGKAKIASEEAIVSAVARAAGDRPLEGRRVVVTSGATSEELDPVRVLTNRSSGKMGRAVARACHVRGADVTLVHGVVGPQPLEQGTSAVDVHYAELRQVESAAEMLEATADACAEADALVSVAAIGDYTVDPRSEKIRSGQELTLELEPTPKLIDEIRADHPDLPIVGFKTETSGDEEAMIERARETLERTDLAFVVANDASVMGSDRTRALLVHEADAARYEGTKAGLSFEIADSIAAVLGGDERRT, translated from the coding sequence ATGCTCGAGGGAGTCAACGTCGCGCTCGGGGTAACGGGGTCGATCGCGGCCGTGAAGACGGTCGAGCTGGCCCACGAGCTGCGACGCCGGGGAGCCGCGGTCCGAGGCGTGATGACCGGCAGCGCGCAGGGGATCGTCCACCCCTGGGCCGTCGAGTTCGCCACGGACGACGACGTCGTCACGGAAATTACGGGGGGCGTCGAACACGTCGAGCTCTGCGGGTACGACGGCTGGGCCGACGTCTTCCTGATCGCGCCGGCGACGGCCAACACGGTCGGCAAGATCGCGGGTGCGGTCGACGACACGCCGGTGACCACGTGCGCGACGACCGCGCTCGGCGCCGACACGCCGGTCGTGATCGCGCCGGCGATGCACGAGCCGATGTACGACCACCCCGGCGTGCTCGAGGCCATCGAGACAGTCGAGGGCTGGGGCGTCGACTTCGTCGATCCGCGAATCGAGGAGGGGAAGGCGAAGATCGCGAGCGAGGAGGCGATCGTCTCCGCCGTCGCCCGGGCGGCCGGCGACCGACCGCTCGAGGGCCGCCGCGTCGTCGTCACCAGCGGCGCGACGAGCGAGGAGCTCGATCCCGTTCGCGTCCTGACGAACCGCTCGTCGGGGAAGATGGGCCGGGCCGTCGCCAGGGCCTGTCACGTACGAGGTGCCGACGTGACGCTGGTACACGGCGTGGTCGGGCCGCAGCCGCTCGAGCAGGGCACCTCGGCGGTCGACGTCCATTACGCGGAGTTGCGGCAGGTCGAGAGCGCCGCGGAGATGCTGGAGGCCACGGCCGACGCCTGCGCCGAAGCCGACGCGCTGGTATCGGTCGCCGCGATCGGCGACTACACCGTCGACCCGCGTTCGGAGAAGATCCGGTCCGGCCAGGAGCTCACGCTCGAACTCGAACCCACGCCGAAGCTCATCGACGAGATCCGTGCGGACCACCCCGACCTGCCGATCGTCGGGTTCAAGACCGAGACGTCGGGCGACGAGGAGGCGATGATCGAGCGGGCGAGGGAGACGCTCGAGCGAACCGACCTCGCGTTCGTCGTCGCCAACGACGCGAGCGTCATGGGGTCGGATCGGACGCGCGCGTTGCTGGTCCACGAAGCGGACGCCGCACGGTACGAGGGGACCAAGGCGGGATTGAGTTTCGAGATCGCCGACTCGATCGCTGCGGTGCTCGGCGGCGACGAACGCCGGACGTGA
- the hpt gene encoding hypoxanthine/guanine phosphoribosyltransferase: MDQLKQSLLDAPIIEKNGYHYFVHPISDGVPKLDPTLLREIVIRIIRKAELEEVDRIVTPAAMGIHISTAVSLMTDIPLTVIRKRQYGLEDEVAISQQTGYSENEMYINDVREGERVLVLDDVLSTGGTLASVLEALDGIGAEVIDTVAVIKKVGGENKVDDAGYDVKTLINVDVVDGEVVIVDEEGD, encoded by the coding sequence ATGGACCAGTTGAAGCAGTCGCTTCTCGACGCGCCCATCATCGAGAAAAACGGGTATCACTACTTCGTCCATCCGATCAGCGACGGGGTCCCGAAGCTCGATCCGACCCTGCTCCGCGAGATCGTCATTCGCATCATCCGCAAGGCAGAGCTCGAGGAAGTCGACCGGATCGTCACGCCGGCGGCGATGGGCATTCACATCTCGACGGCCGTCTCACTGATGACCGACATTCCGCTGACCGTCATTCGGAAGCGCCAGTACGGCCTCGAAGACGAGGTCGCGATCTCCCAGCAGACGGGCTACTCGGAGAACGAGATGTACATCAACGACGTGCGCGAGGGCGAGCGCGTCCTCGTTCTCGACGACGTGCTCTCGACGGGCGGCACGCTCGCCTCGGTGCTCGAGGCGCTCGACGGCATCGGCGCCGAGGTCATCGACACGGTCGCCGTCATCAAGAAGGTCGGCGGCGAGAACAAGGTCGACGACGCCGGCTACGACGTCAAGACGCTGATCAACGTCGACGTCGTCGACGGCGAAGTCGTGATCGTCGACGAAGAGGGCGATTAG
- a CDS encoding DUF7344 domain-containing protein translates to MLSKGEIFEVLRNQRRRYVLHFLKQDGRPVELGDLAQQIAAWEYETTLEGVTPEQRKRVYTTLQQTHLPKMDEARILTFDSDRGVIESTERTREISVYLEIVPGREFAWRELYLSLGAISCALVAGLWLDVPVFTALSDLAWAGIIAVVFTATAAAHIYHERHMRLGHGDQPPELSYSADD, encoded by the coding sequence ATGCTCTCCAAGGGGGAGATATTCGAAGTCCTTCGCAACCAGCGGCGGCGGTACGTCTTGCACTTTCTGAAACAGGACGGCCGCCCGGTCGAGCTCGGGGATCTCGCCCAGCAGATCGCCGCCTGGGAGTACGAGACCACGCTCGAGGGCGTCACGCCCGAACAGCGCAAGCGAGTGTACACGACGCTCCAGCAAACCCACCTCCCCAAGATGGACGAAGCGAGAATCCTCACCTTCGACAGCGACCGGGGTGTGATCGAGTCGACCGAACGCACCCGGGAGATCAGCGTCTACCTCGAGATCGTCCCCGGGCGGGAGTTCGCCTGGCGCGAGCTGTACCTCTCGCTCGGCGCGATCAGCTGTGCGCTCGTCGCCGGGCTCTGGCTCGACGTGCCGGTGTTTACCGCCCTCTCGGATCTCGCCTGGGCGGGGATCATCGCCGTCGTATTCACCGCGACGGCGGCCGCTCACATTTACCACGAGCGACACATGCGACTCGGGCACGGCGACCAGCCGCCGGAACTCAGCTACAGTGCGGACGACTAA